In Natronocella acetinitrilica, one DNA window encodes the following:
- a CDS encoding energy transducer TonB, which produces MLAWLADQYGVALSGREAASFLVEAGDGDTLLIRNEMGLSDFRAGEIVSINLSGLRNALDDCPGGFDRLFNIASGEERTAREPSIRWESSPNQTHAGPGRDRTRFVSVWADRVRNAWERPSGTARGATADVAVALRSTGHVDHIEIVRSSGDRNFDQSVIAAIQAASPLPVPDSAEAFQRANLDKVTFRFNPDGS; this is translated from the coding sequence ATGCTTGCCTGGCTTGCCGACCAATATGGTGTCGCGCTCAGTGGGCGGGAGGCCGCGTCTTTCCTGGTGGAAGCGGGAGATGGCGACACGCTCCTCATTCGCAATGAGATGGGCCTCTCGGACTTCCGCGCGGGGGAGATCGTCTCGATCAATCTTTCTGGCTTGCGTAACGCGCTTGATGATTGTCCCGGCGGCTTCGACCGGCTTTTCAACATTGCATCGGGTGAAGAGCGGACCGCCAGGGAACCGAGTATTCGCTGGGAAAGCTCTCCCAATCAAACACATGCTGGGCCGGGAAGAGATCGCACACGGTTTGTGTCGGTTTGGGCCGATCGGGTAAGAAACGCTTGGGAGCGTCCGTCCGGGACGGCTCGAGGCGCCACGGCAGACGTCGCGGTGGCACTTCGCTCTACCGGTCACGTTGATCACATCGAGATCGTTCGGAGTAGCGGAGATCGAAACTTCGATCAGTCAGTCATCGCCGCAATTCAGGCTGCCTCGCCGCTTCCGGTACCTGACAGTGCAGAAGCGTTCCAGAGAGCGAACCTCGACAAGGTGACGTTCCGCTTTAATCCGGATGGAAGCTAA
- a CDS encoding ribbon-helix-helix domain-containing protein, whose protein sequence is MTEQKQRQVNVRLDEHLLKLIDTCRVEAHSASGGIPTRSDVIRDAIHEYLERRGKLPSGGS, encoded by the coding sequence GTGACGGAGCAGAAACAGCGGCAGGTGAACGTTCGACTCGATGAGCATCTGCTCAAGCTCATCGACACGTGTCGAGTTGAAGCACACTCTGCAAGCGGCGGTATCCCAACGCGCTCAGACGTTATTCGGGACGCGATCCATGAATATCTAGAACGCCGCGGTAAGTTGCCGTCTGGCGGCTCTTGA
- a CDS encoding helix-turn-helix domain-containing protein gives MDIKPIRSDADYQTALRDIETLMAAEPDTLDGDRLDVLVTLVEAYERKNFPMDLPDPIEAIKFVMEQRGLAVKDLEPMIGRRNRVYEVLNRKRGLTLSMVRKLHSGLGIPAESLISKEAEDRRPA, from the coding sequence ATGGACATCAAGCCAATTCGTAGCGATGCAGATTATCAGACCGCCTTGCGCGACATCGAAACGTTGATGGCGGCAGAGCCTGATACTCTGGATGGCGATCGGCTGGACGTCCTGGTTACGCTTGTGGAAGCGTATGAGCGCAAGAACTTCCCCATGGACCTCCCTGATCCGATAGAGGCGATCAAATTTGTCATGGAGCAGCGTGGCCTTGCTGTAAAGGATCTGGAGCCCATGATCGGACGCCGAAACCGAGTTTACGAGGTTCTCAACCGAAAACGCGGCCTCACTCTATCGATGGTGCGCAAACTGCACAGCGGCCTGGGTATACCCGCAGAGTCATTGATATCAAAAGAAGCGGAAGATCGGCGGCCCGCCTGA